One window of the Diospyros lotus cultivar Yz01 chromosome 12, ASM1463336v1, whole genome shotgun sequence genome contains the following:
- the LOC127787244 gene encoding ethylene-responsive transcription factor-like protein At4g13040 isoform X2 produces MVSIRRRKLMGLCSGRSSFLSPLPRFSDNGNAPENPVQNTKLVSVHPIPSVDAEQTILKVSTGSSHASSSTITKEQHTQLHPVPEVKRRKRHRRKHFENQEPCLMRGVYFKNMKWQAAIKVDKKQIHLGTVGSQEEAARLYDRAAFMCGREPNFELSEEEKQELRKFKWDEFLAVTRSSITNKKHRRRGSVSSRRKSEPPIQNYDYEGEPGANGFSASEDAEPDTSAS; encoded by the exons ATGGTGAGCATACGAAGGCGCAAACTTATGGGACTATGCTCGG GGCGTAGTTCTTTCTTGTCCCCGCTTCCAAGGTTTAGTGACAATGGAAATGCTCCTGAAAATCCTGTCCAGAACACTAAGTTAGTCAGTGTTCATCCCATCCCTTCAGTTGATGCTGAGCAG ACAATTTTGAAAGTCAGTACTGGGTCATCACATGCATCTAGTTCTACCATCACAAAAGAGCAGCATACTCAACTACATCcag TGCCAGAAGTCAAACGCAGAAAGCGACACCGGAGAAAGCATTTTGAGAACCAAGAACCATGTCTCATGAGGGGTGTCTATTTCAAGAATATGAAATGGCAGGCAGCAATAAAAGTTGACAAGAAACAAATTCACTTGGGGACTGTTGGGTCTCAAGAAGAAGCTGCTCGCTTGTATGACAG AGCTGCTTTCATGTGTGGGAGGGAACCCAACTTTGAACTATCAGAGGAGGAGAAGCAAGAGCTGAGGAAATTCAAGTGGGATGAGTTCTTAGCAGTGACTCGTTCCTCAATTACTAATAAGA AACACCGGAGAAGGGGTAGCGTAAGTTCCCGAAGAAAGTCTGAGCCTCCAATACAGAACTACGACTACGAAGGTGAGCCAGGAGCAAATGGTTTCTCGGCTTCAGAAGATGCGGAGCCAGATACATCAGcctcttga
- the LOC127787244 gene encoding ethylene-responsive transcription factor-like protein At4g13040 isoform X1, which yields MVSIRRRKLMGLCSGRSSFLSPLPRFSDNGNAPENPVQNTKLVSVHPIPSVDAEQKTILKVSTGSSHASSSTITKEQHTQLHPVPEVKRRKRHRRKHFENQEPCLMRGVYFKNMKWQAAIKVDKKQIHLGTVGSQEEAARLYDRAAFMCGREPNFELSEEEKQELRKFKWDEFLAVTRSSITNKKHRRRGSVSSRRKSEPPIQNYDYEGEPGANGFSASEDAEPDTSAS from the exons ATGGTGAGCATACGAAGGCGCAAACTTATGGGACTATGCTCGG GGCGTAGTTCTTTCTTGTCCCCGCTTCCAAGGTTTAGTGACAATGGAAATGCTCCTGAAAATCCTGTCCAGAACACTAAGTTAGTCAGTGTTCATCCCATCCCTTCAGTTGATGCTGAGCAG AAGACAATTTTGAAAGTCAGTACTGGGTCATCACATGCATCTAGTTCTACCATCACAAAAGAGCAGCATACTCAACTACATCcag TGCCAGAAGTCAAACGCAGAAAGCGACACCGGAGAAAGCATTTTGAGAACCAAGAACCATGTCTCATGAGGGGTGTCTATTTCAAGAATATGAAATGGCAGGCAGCAATAAAAGTTGACAAGAAACAAATTCACTTGGGGACTGTTGGGTCTCAAGAAGAAGCTGCTCGCTTGTATGACAG AGCTGCTTTCATGTGTGGGAGGGAACCCAACTTTGAACTATCAGAGGAGGAGAAGCAAGAGCTGAGGAAATTCAAGTGGGATGAGTTCTTAGCAGTGACTCGTTCCTCAATTACTAATAAGA AACACCGGAGAAGGGGTAGCGTAAGTTCCCGAAGAAAGTCTGAGCCTCCAATACAGAACTACGACTACGAAGGTGAGCCAGGAGCAAATGGTTTCTCGGCTTCAGAAGATGCGGAGCCAGATACATCAGcctcttga
- the LOC127786875 gene encoding uncharacterized protein LOC127786875: MAGDGKTLKEEEANQPSSSSQEAWKERILIPTLLAGIAGGAVGLVSKHGKVHGLASISATYASNFAIVTGCYCGAREFVRASRASRPDDLLNSAIAGFGSGAILGRLQGGQIGAIRYSIIFAVLGTTVDFATLKFKPALKSFRESMLGSSDSSHKNGGWLRLPEWSPIQVLDEEALAAKKAREQQLSALRNVDNLSKEES; this comes from the exons ATGGCCGGAGATGGTAAAACCCTAAAAGAAGAGGAAGCGAACCAGCCGTCTTCTTCATCGCAGGAGGCATGGAAGGAGCGGATTCTTATTCCTACTCTCCTCgcag GAATTGCCGGTGGGGCAGTTGGATTGGTATCGAAGCATGGCAAAGTTCACGGGCTCGCCAGCATTTCTGCGACTTACGCCTCTAATTTTGCCATTGTTACTGGTTGCTACTGCG GTGCTCGTGAATTTGTGAGAGCAAGCAGAGCATCAAGACCTGATGATTTGCTCAACTCAGCAATTGCAGGTTTTGGAAGTGGCGCAATTCTTGGCCGTCTTCAAG GTGGTCAAATTGGTGCTATCCGATACTCCATCATCTTTGCAGTTTTGGGAACAACAGTAGATTTTGCTACTCTAAAATTCAAACCTGCTCTGAAGAGCTTCCGCGAATCCATGCTGGGGAGCAGTGACAGTTCACATAAGAATGGTGGGTGGTTGAGGCTGCCAGAATGGTCACCGATCCAAGTGCTGGACGAGGAAGCTCTTGCCGCAAAGAAAGCTCGGGAGCAGCAGCTTTCTGCTCTAAGGAATGTTGATAACCTTAGCAAAGAAGAATCATGA
- the LOC127787244 gene encoding ethylene-responsive transcription factor-like protein At4g13040 isoform X3, with the protein MVSIRRRKLMGLCSGRSSFLSPLPRFSDNGNAPENPVQNTKLVSVHPIPSVDAEQKTILKVSTGSSHASSSTITKEQHTQLHPEVKRRKRHRRKHFENQEPCLMRGVYFKNMKWQAAIKVDKKQIHLGTVGSQEEAARLYDRAAFMCGREPNFELSEEEKQELRKFKWDEFLAVTRSSITNKKHRRRGSVSSRRKSEPPIQNYDYEGEPGANGFSASEDAEPDTSAS; encoded by the exons ATGGTGAGCATACGAAGGCGCAAACTTATGGGACTATGCTCGG GGCGTAGTTCTTTCTTGTCCCCGCTTCCAAGGTTTAGTGACAATGGAAATGCTCCTGAAAATCCTGTCCAGAACACTAAGTTAGTCAGTGTTCATCCCATCCCTTCAGTTGATGCTGAGCAG AAGACAATTTTGAAAGTCAGTACTGGGTCATCACATGCATCTAGTTCTACCATCACAAAAGAGCAGCATACTCAACTACATCcag AAGTCAAACGCAGAAAGCGACACCGGAGAAAGCATTTTGAGAACCAAGAACCATGTCTCATGAGGGGTGTCTATTTCAAGAATATGAAATGGCAGGCAGCAATAAAAGTTGACAAGAAACAAATTCACTTGGGGACTGTTGGGTCTCAAGAAGAAGCTGCTCGCTTGTATGACAG AGCTGCTTTCATGTGTGGGAGGGAACCCAACTTTGAACTATCAGAGGAGGAGAAGCAAGAGCTGAGGAAATTCAAGTGGGATGAGTTCTTAGCAGTGACTCGTTCCTCAATTACTAATAAGA AACACCGGAGAAGGGGTAGCGTAAGTTCCCGAAGAAAGTCTGAGCCTCCAATACAGAACTACGACTACGAAGGTGAGCCAGGAGCAAATGGTTTCTCGGCTTCAGAAGATGCGGAGCCAGATACATCAGcctcttga
- the LOC127787244 gene encoding ethylene-responsive transcription factor-like protein At4g13040 isoform X4 produces MVSIRRRKLMGLCSGRSSFLSPLPRFSDNGNAPENPVQNTKLVSVHPIPSVDAEQTILKVSTGSSHASSSTITKEQHTQLHPEVKRRKRHRRKHFENQEPCLMRGVYFKNMKWQAAIKVDKKQIHLGTVGSQEEAARLYDRAAFMCGREPNFELSEEEKQELRKFKWDEFLAVTRSSITNKKHRRRGSVSSRRKSEPPIQNYDYEGEPGANGFSASEDAEPDTSAS; encoded by the exons ATGGTGAGCATACGAAGGCGCAAACTTATGGGACTATGCTCGG GGCGTAGTTCTTTCTTGTCCCCGCTTCCAAGGTTTAGTGACAATGGAAATGCTCCTGAAAATCCTGTCCAGAACACTAAGTTAGTCAGTGTTCATCCCATCCCTTCAGTTGATGCTGAGCAG ACAATTTTGAAAGTCAGTACTGGGTCATCACATGCATCTAGTTCTACCATCACAAAAGAGCAGCATACTCAACTACATCcag AAGTCAAACGCAGAAAGCGACACCGGAGAAAGCATTTTGAGAACCAAGAACCATGTCTCATGAGGGGTGTCTATTTCAAGAATATGAAATGGCAGGCAGCAATAAAAGTTGACAAGAAACAAATTCACTTGGGGACTGTTGGGTCTCAAGAAGAAGCTGCTCGCTTGTATGACAG AGCTGCTTTCATGTGTGGGAGGGAACCCAACTTTGAACTATCAGAGGAGGAGAAGCAAGAGCTGAGGAAATTCAAGTGGGATGAGTTCTTAGCAGTGACTCGTTCCTCAATTACTAATAAGA AACACCGGAGAAGGGGTAGCGTAAGTTCCCGAAGAAAGTCTGAGCCTCCAATACAGAACTACGACTACGAAGGTGAGCCAGGAGCAAATGGTTTCTCGGCTTCAGAAGATGCGGAGCCAGATACATCAGcctcttga